The region GTGCCGGAAATCGCCATCTGCCAGAACGGGGAGACGCCGATCACCGGCAGGGCGTTGTTGATGACGCCAAGGAACAGCGCCCCGAACAGACAGCCGAGCACGCGCCCGGTGCCGCCCATGGTGCTGATCCCGCCAATCACACAGGCTGCCACCACCTGCAATTCAAAACCGTTAGCGACGTCAACATATGCAACGGCAAAGCGCGATATCCACAGATAGCCGCAGAACCCGGCCAGTAGCCCCGAGAGGCAGAAGCTGATGAACTGCATTTTCCCGGCGTTGATCCCGGTGTAGTAGGCTGCCGTGGCGTTACCGCCAGCGGTGTAGAGCGCGCGTCCGGTGCGGCTGTAGCGCAGGAAGTAGCCCACCAGCAGCAGCGCGGCGATGGCGCACCAGCTCAGCACCGGCAAGCCCAGCACTGACGCACGCGGCAGGCCGAGGAAGTCTGCACCCATCTGATTGGAGTTCACCCAGCCGCCGCCGGAGAGCAAAAAGATCATTCCGCGGTAGATGCTCATGGTGCCGAGCGTCACCACAATCGCCGGAATGCCCAGCTTCCACACCAGCAGGCCGTTAATCGCGCCCATCAGCAGCCCAAGCGCGCTGGCGAGGATCAGCAGCGCCCAGACGGGCACGTCCGGGTAATGGAAGTTAATCAGGGCGACAATCATCCCGGTCAGGGCCAGATTAGCCGCCATCGACAGGTCGATGCCTTTAGTGAGCAGCACCATCATCTGCCCGAGCGCGAGGACGATCAGAATGGCGGTGTCGTTAAACATCTCCACCAGGTTGCCCGGCGCGATAAATGATGGCACGCGGCTGCCAATGGCGACGACCATCAGGACAATCACCGCGCCAAGCAGCGCCTCGCGGTGTTTTAAGAGTGAGCTAAGCATTTATGCCGCCTCCTGTTTTGCACCGCTGGCGGCGCTGACGATGGTTTCCGCCGTCGCGTCTCCCGCCTGGTATTCGGCCACCATCAGCCCCTCGTGCATGACGATAATGCGATCCGCCATGCCCATCACTTCCGGCAGTTCGGACGAGACCATAATCACCGCCAGCCCCTGACTGACCAGCTCGGACATAAACTGATGCACGGCTGCCTTTGAGCCGATATCGATGCCTTTTGTCGGCTCATCGAGGATGATCACGTCAGGGTGCGTCGCCAGCCATTTGCCGATCACGACCTTTTGCTGGTTGCCGCCAGAGAGGGTCTCCACCGCCTGCTTCCAGCTGAAGGCTTTCACTTGCAGGCGTTTGGCGTATTCGTCTGCCAGCTTCCATTCGCGGTCGTCGTGCAGTACGCCGTTCGGATTGAGCCTGCTGAGCTGAGGCAGGCTGATGTTCTGGGCAATCGGCAGGGCGATAATCGCCCCCTGTTTCTGCCTTTCTTCCGGCACGCAGACGATACCGGCCTTGATCGCATCCGCAGGCTGGCGGAAGTGCCGGGGCTGGCCGTTAAGGATGATTTCACCCGACGACGGTTGCGTGATGCCGGAAAGCGCCTGCATCAATTCGGTACGCCCGGCACCCACCAGCCCGTAAAAGCCGAGGATCTCCCCTTTACGCAGGGAGAACGAGATATGCGCAAACTCGGTCGGATGGCAGAGGTTCTTCACCTCCAGCACCGTCTCGCCCTTTTCGCAGTCGATTTTCGGGAAGGTTTGGGTGATGGCGCGCCCGACCATCATCGATACCATCCTCTCCTCGGTGATCTCATTGATTGCCCCTGCACCAACGAACACGCCGTCGCGCAAAATGGTGTAGTGATCGGCCAGCTCAAAAATCTCGTCGAACTTGTGGGAGATAAACAGGATGGCTTTGCCCTCCTGCTTTAAGCGCTCCACAATCTGGTAAAACTCGAGGATTTCATGCTGCGACAGCGCCGCCGTGGGTTCGTCGAGGATCACCACCTGCGCCTCAAACGACAGCGCGCGGGCAATCGCCACCATGTGACGCTGGGCGATGCTCAGGGTTTTCAGCGTTGCGCGCGGGTCAATTTGCACCTCAAGGCGGGTAAGGATCGCCTGCGCCCGGCGGTGCATTTCCGGCCAGTCGAGCTTTTTCAGAAAGCCTTTGTGAAGGTACTGACCAACAAAAATATTTTCGGTGACCGACAGCTCATCGAACAGGACGGTCTCCTGGTGAATGGCGGTAATGCCCATTTTATGCGCCGACTCCGGCGTCGGAAGGTGAACGGGGATCGCCTTGTAGAGGATTTCGCCCTCGTCGGGCTGGTAAATGCCGGTCATCACTTTAACCAGCGTTGATTTGCCCGCGCCGTTTTCGCCGATAAGCGCCGTCACTTTGCCGGGCCATAGCGCAAGCTGCACGTTCTCAAGAGCATGCACGCCGGGGAACACCTTGGTGATGCCAGAAAGCTGTAGCAATGGGGTCATGATAGTTCTCCGTAGATTATACCCCTCACCCTAACCCTCTCCCCGGAGGGGAGAGGGAACCGATCGAGCCCCTTGCCCCTTTGGGGAGAGGGATTGGGGTGAGTTATTAGAAAATCTTCGAGAACTTATCAATATTGCTGGCATCGTAGACGAACGGCTCCGCCATCGCGCCGTTGCCGTCGGCATCCAGCTTCACTTTGCCCAGTTTGCCCATGCTGGCTTCGTCTTTGGTGGCCGTGCCTTTCACCAGATCGTCCGCTAAGTAAGTCGCGGCATAGCCCAGGTCAATCGGGTTCCAGATGGCAAAGCTTTTGCTCGCGCCGGATTTCACCGCGCCCGCCATTTCGGACGGCAGGCCTAACCCGGTAACGTACACTTTGCCAATTTTGCCCTGGTCCTTCACCGCCTGAGCCGCGGCGACAATACCCACGGACGAAGGCGAGACGATCACTTTCAGGTCCGGGTAGGTTTTCAGCAGGCCGACCGCTTCGCGGTAGCTTTTGTCAGAGAGATCATCCCCGTAGGCCACGGTCACCAGATTGACGGACGGGTACTTCGGCAGCACCTTTTTCATCTCCGCGATCCAGGTGTTCTGGTTGGTGGAGGTTGGCGTGGCGCTCAGCACCGCCACGTCGCCCTTCTCCACGTTGAGTGCTTTCAGGGCATCGGCGGCGAGCTTCACGTTGGTTTCGCCTATCAGCGCGTTATTCGACGGGTTCAGGTGGATTTGACGTCCGGCTTTCGCCACCCCGGAATCCCACGACACAACCTTGATGCCGCGCTGCATCGCTTTTTTCAGCACCGGCACAACGGCGTCCGGATCGTTCGCGGAAATGGCGATCGCGTCCACGCCCTGGGCGATCAACCCGTTCAACACCTCGATCTGTGCTTCCGCCGTGGTGGTGGTCGGGCCGGTATAAATCACTTTTACATCGCCTAACTCTTTGGCCGCCTCCTGCGCGCCGACGTTCGCTGCCTCGAAGAATCCATTCCCTAAGGACTTCGCCACCAGGGCGATTTTCACTTCTGCTAAAGCGGAACCGGACAACGCCAGAGCGGCAACGGTGAGGATCAAGCTTGCTTTTATTTTCATTGCTTTTACTCCACTGACTTGAGTTAGTTGTAGGGATTGCAGGTGGTTTTCGCCCCGTCTCAATGAGCGGGGCGCGATGTTGTTATTGGTACAGATCTAAGGCGGACTGCATCGGGGTAACGCCAAAGCGTTTGCCCAGGGCGATCAGCTCCTCCCGGGTGATGGTCTGCTTCATGCCGCCCATGGAGTAGACCTTCACCAGCACCTCCGCGGATTTCTCGGCGGTGTCGATCAGGCCGAAGGTTTCATCCAGCGTCGGGCCGCTGCCGAAGACGCCGTGGAACGGCCACAGCACCAGAGAGTGCTTTTGCATGTCTGTTGCGGTCGCCTGACCGATTTCGTCAGTACCCGGCACCATCCACGGCAGAATGCCGACGCCGTCCGGGAAGACCACCAGACACTCGGTGCTGCCTTCCCACAGTTTGCGGGTGAAGACATCGGAATTGTTTTCCAGCACGTAGGTCAGGGCGATCAGGTTGGTGGCGTGGCAGTGCATGATCACGCGGTCCTTGCCGTTGGTCGCCTTAATGCGTTCGCAGTGGGAGAGGAAGTGCGCCGGCAGTTCAGAGGTTGGCACTGCGTCATCCGTCAGCCCCCACAGAATGTGGTAGCCCGCGCCGTCGCTGTCCACTTTTACCACGCCGAGGTTGGCCTGCGGATCGAGCTGAACGTTGCGGAAGAACTTGCCGGAACCGGTGACGATAAACGGCGTGTTGGCGAGCAGCGGCATCGGCTGGCTCAGGGCGATATAGCGCGGCTTCTGGTGGAAATCGGCGGCAAATGGCTCGATATCCGCATCGTCCAGGCGCAGCGTAAGGTTGCCGCCGTTGCGCTCGTCCCAGCCCTTCAGCCAGGCGTCAGAGGTGGCTTTGATCATGCCCTGGACGAACCAGGAGGAGGTGATGGTCTGCATACTGTGTTTCCTTTGAAAATGCCGGGTGGCGCTACGCTTACCCGGCCTACTTTTACCTGTAGGCCCGGCAAGCAACGCGCCGCCGGGCGATGTTTTTTACTGACGAGCGGCAAGAACGCCTTTCTCATATGCCCGCACGTTGTCCAGCCACTGGCTGCCCGCCGGGGCGTCGTGACGCTGGCAGTACATCTCCCACACCGCCTGCCACGGCAG is a window of Enterobacter hormaechei ATCC 49162 DNA encoding:
- the rhaD gene encoding rhamnulose-1-phosphate aldolase, translating into MQTITSSWFVQGMIKATSDAWLKGWDERNGGNLTLRLDDADIEPFAADFHQKPRYIALSQPMPLLANTPFIVTGSGKFFRNVQLDPQANLGVVKVDSDGAGYHILWGLTDDAVPTSELPAHFLSHCERIKATNGKDRVIMHCHATNLIALTYVLENNSDVFTRKLWEGSTECLVVFPDGVGILPWMVPGTDEIGQATATDMQKHSLVLWPFHGVFGSGPTLDETFGLIDTAEKSAEVLVKVYSMGGMKQTITREELIALGKRFGVTPMQSALDLYQ
- a CDS encoding sugar ABC transporter ATP-binding protein produces the protein MTPLLQLSGITKVFPGVHALENVQLALWPGKVTALIGENGAGKSTLVKVMTGIYQPDEGEILYKAIPVHLPTPESAHKMGITAIHQETVLFDELSVTENIFVGQYLHKGFLKKLDWPEMHRRAQAILTRLEVQIDPRATLKTLSIAQRHMVAIARALSFEAQVVILDEPTAALSQHEILEFYQIVERLKQEGKAILFISHKFDEIFELADHYTILRDGVFVGAGAINEITEERMVSMMVGRAITQTFPKIDCEKGETVLEVKNLCHPTEFAHISFSLRKGEILGFYGLVGAGRTELMQALSGITQPSSGEIILNGQPRHFRQPADAIKAGIVCVPEERQKQGAIIALPIAQNISLPQLSRLNPNGVLHDDREWKLADEYAKRLQVKAFSWKQAVETLSGGNQQKVVIGKWLATHPDVIILDEPTKGIDIGSKAAVHQFMSELVSQGLAVIMVSSELPEVMGMADRIIVMHEGLMVAEYQAGDATAETIVSAASGAKQEAA
- the rhaS gene encoding rhamnose ABC transporter substrate-binding protein, translating into MKIKASLILTVAALALSGSALAEVKIALVAKSLGNGFFEAANVGAQEAAKELGDVKVIYTGPTTTTAEAQIEVLNGLIAQGVDAIAISANDPDAVVPVLKKAMQRGIKVVSWDSGVAKAGRQIHLNPSNNALIGETNVKLAADALKALNVEKGDVAVLSATPTSTNQNTWIAEMKKVLPKYPSVNLVTVAYGDDLSDKSYREAVGLLKTYPDLKVIVSPSSVGIVAAAQAVKDQGKIGKVYVTGLGLPSEMAGAVKSGASKSFAIWNPIDLGYAATYLADDLVKGTATKDEASMGKLGKVKLDADGNGAMAEPFVYDASNIDKFSKIF
- a CDS encoding ABC transporter permease, whose amino-acid sequence is MLSSLLKHREALLGAVIVLMVVAIGSRVPSFIAPGNLVEMFNDTAILIVLALGQMMVLLTKGIDLSMAANLALTGMIVALINFHYPDVPVWALLILASALGLLMGAINGLLVWKLGIPAIVVTLGTMSIYRGMIFLLSGGGWVNSNQMGADFLGLPRASVLGLPVLSWCAIAALLLVGYFLRYSRTGRALYTAGGNATAAYYTGINAGKMQFISFCLSGLLAGFCGYLWISRFAVAYVDVANGFELQVVAACVIGGISTMGGTGRVLGCLFGALFLGVINNALPVIGVSPFWQMAISGTVIVIAVLLNERGSKRKGRLILRDAALARQKLAVKS